In Halobaculum magnesiiphilum, the following proteins share a genomic window:
- a CDS encoding Htur_1727 family rSAM-partnered candidate RiPP, with translation MADTDRRTRVDAARADDAPEWEVFHRESPADPLRHVGSVTAASSDVAHEQASTLFPDASTLWLTRSDRVARFSDRDLGAEYDATDMTADDGGVES, from the coding sequence ATGGCAGACACCGACCGGCGAACGCGGGTCGACGCGGCGCGGGCGGACGACGCGCCCGAGTGGGAGGTGTTTCACCGCGAGTCGCCCGCAGACCCGCTCCGGCACGTCGGCAGCGTCACCGCGGCTTCCTCCGACGTGGCGCACGAACAGGCGAGCACGTTGTTCCCGGACGCGTCGACGCTGTGGCTGACACGTAGCGACCGCGTCGCTCGGTTCAGCGACCGCGACCTCGGGGCCGAATACGATGCGACCGACATGACAGCCGACGACGGGGGTGTGGAGTCGTGA
- a CDS encoding halocyanin domain-containing protein, whose protein sequence is MSDRSPDRRTVLRATGLVAAGGLTGLAGCTAGSGSEGGTGEGDGANTEEPTATPEPSGDGGSSGGDGADTGGDSGSAESFDGWFDGVDNYDGVVDETGADEVTVEVGTEANGGYYGFGPAAVRVSTGTTVVWEWTGQGSSHNVAAEDGSFESELVSEEGHTFSNTFDSSGTIKYACTPHKAMGMKGVVVVE, encoded by the coding sequence ATGTCCGACCGATCTCCCGACCGGCGAACGGTACTGCGCGCGACCGGACTCGTGGCCGCTGGCGGACTCACCGGGTTGGCCGGCTGTACGGCCGGAAGCGGAAGTGAAGGTGGAACCGGTGAGGGCGACGGTGCCAACACCGAGGAGCCGACCGCGACGCCGGAACCGAGCGGCGACGGTGGATCCTCCGGCGGCGACGGCGCAGACACCGGCGGCGATTCCGGTTCGGCCGAGTCGTTCGACGGCTGGTTCGACGGCGTCGACAACTACGACGGCGTCGTCGACGAGACGGGAGCCGACGAGGTGACCGTCGAGGTCGGTACGGAGGCCAACGGCGGCTACTACGGATTCGGTCCCGCCGCGGTCAGGGTGTCCACGGGAACGACCGTGGTCTGGGAGTGGACCGGACAGGGGTCGAGCCACAACGTCGCAGCCGAGGATGGCTCCTTCGAGTCCGAGTTGGTCTCCGAGGAGGGACACACGTTCAGTAACACGTTCGACTCCTCCGGGACGATCAAGTACGCCTGTACCCCGCACAAGGCGATGGGGATGAAGGGCGTCGTGGTCGTCGAGTGA
- a CDS encoding TIGR04053 family radical SAM/SPASM domain-containing protein: MFDTSQRPIVLVWEASRACDLACDHCRAEATPGRHPDELTTAEGKRLLDSAREFGDGQVVVLSGGDPLKRDDLAELIAHGDDIGLRMALTPSGTASLTRERIARLADAGLRRVALSIDSGDPAVHDGYRGEQGVFEETVRAARWIRESDLGLQVNTTVCERTVDELPAVRELVGDLDAVRWSVFFLVPVGRGAMLDPVSPERADAVMDWLHGVDDDSSFAIKTTETPQHTRVGLERRGVEPAEMAPGVGAPATRPNVRAGDGFAFVNHVGDVTPSGFLPEPAGNVREDDLVDLYRNADLFQRLRDRDALTGKCGACEFRDVCGGSRSRAYAVAGDPLASDPLCPYVPEGYDGPVPDRVGDA, from the coding sequence ATGTTCGACACGAGCCAGCGCCCGATCGTCCTCGTCTGGGAGGCCTCACGCGCGTGCGATCTGGCCTGTGACCACTGCCGGGCGGAGGCGACACCCGGGCGACATCCCGACGAACTGACGACAGCGGAGGGCAAGCGCCTGCTCGACTCCGCGCGGGAGTTCGGCGACGGGCAGGTGGTCGTCCTCTCGGGCGGCGACCCGCTCAAGCGCGACGACCTCGCGGAGCTGATCGCTCACGGCGACGACATCGGCCTCCGGATGGCGCTCACACCCAGCGGGACCGCGTCGCTGACGCGCGAGCGCATCGCCCGGCTCGCCGACGCCGGCCTCCGACGGGTCGCCCTCAGCATCGACTCGGGCGATCCCGCGGTTCACGACGGCTACCGCGGCGAGCAGGGTGTCTTCGAGGAGACAGTGCGGGCCGCGCGGTGGATCCGCGAGTCGGATCTGGGCCTGCAGGTCAACACGACCGTGTGCGAGCGAACCGTCGACGAACTCCCCGCCGTCCGCGAGCTCGTCGGCGACCTCGACGCGGTGCGCTGGAGCGTGTTCTTCCTCGTTCCGGTCGGCCGGGGTGCGATGCTCGATCCCGTCTCGCCAGAGCGAGCGGACGCGGTCATGGACTGGCTCCACGGCGTCGACGACGACTCGTCGTTCGCGATCAAGACGACTGAGACCCCACAACACACCCGCGTCGGCCTCGAACGGCGCGGCGTCGAGCCGGCCGAGATGGCACCCGGAGTCGGGGCGCCGGCGACCCGGCCGAACGTCCGCGCCGGCGACGGCTTCGCGTTCGTCAACCACGTCGGCGACGTGACGCCCTCGGGCTTCCTACCGGAGCCAGCCGGAAACGTTCGCGAGGACGATCTCGTGGACCTGTACCGGAACGCCGATCTGTTCCAACGGCTGCGTGACCGCGACGCGCTCACCGGGAAGTGCGGCGCCTGCGAATTCCGAGACGTCTGCGGCGGCTCCAGGTCGCGGGCGTACGCGGTCGCCGGCGACCCGCTCGCCTCCGATCCGCTGTGTCCGTACGTCCCGGAGGGATACGACGGCCCGGTGCCCGACCGCGTGGGCGACGCCTGA
- a CDS encoding TIGR04347 family pseudo-SAM/SPASM protein: MISVSKLLYDLDAEGDGLRYGDGDSTAEQIRERKQERPVVVWNGTKRCNLSCAHCYAGADVGAAPGEFSTAEAKGMLDELADYGVPVVLFSGGEPLVREDLPELVAHASDAGIRPVLSTNGTLLTRERARELRDAGLAYAGISVDGRREVNDEFRGQEGAFDSAIRGIEACLDVGLKTGLRYTVTEDTVPDMEDVVDLLTDVGVDRFCFYHLAYGGRGVPDADITPEARRDAVERLVDLTREYHEDGEEIETLLVGNYCDAAYIVEYARREFGPERAERVRRYLRTNGGDPAGERVADIDYQGNVHATQFWQSYSLGNVRDRPFGDIWEDESNPLLRRLRDRPDSLGEECRTCAYSDICRGASRLRALTVEGEFGARDPQCYLTPAERAGDGTLGAGSPAFSSD; the protein is encoded by the coding sequence GTGATCTCCGTCAGCAAGCTCCTGTACGATCTCGACGCCGAGGGGGACGGGCTCCGGTACGGCGACGGCGACTCCACGGCCGAACAGATCCGCGAGCGAAAACAGGAGCGCCCCGTCGTCGTCTGGAACGGGACGAAACGGTGCAACCTCTCGTGTGCTCACTGCTACGCGGGCGCCGACGTCGGCGCCGCCCCCGGAGAGTTCTCGACCGCCGAGGCGAAGGGGATGCTCGACGAACTCGCCGACTACGGCGTCCCGGTCGTCCTCTTCTCGGGCGGGGAGCCCCTCGTTCGAGAGGACCTCCCCGAACTCGTTGCCCACGCGAGCGACGCCGGGATCCGGCCGGTGTTGTCGACCAACGGAACGTTGCTCACTCGCGAGCGCGCCCGCGAACTCCGCGACGCCGGCCTCGCGTACGCCGGCATCTCGGTGGACGGCCGCCGCGAGGTGAACGACGAGTTCCGCGGGCAAGAGGGCGCCTTCGACTCCGCGATCCGCGGCATCGAGGCATGTCTCGACGTGGGGCTGAAGACCGGGCTGCGCTACACCGTCACCGAGGACACCGTCCCCGACATGGAGGACGTGGTCGACCTGCTCACCGACGTGGGCGTCGACCGCTTCTGTTTCTACCACCTCGCGTACGGTGGTCGCGGGGTCCCGGACGCCGACATCACGCCCGAGGCGCGCCGCGACGCCGTCGAGCGCCTCGTCGACCTGACGCGCGAGTATCACGAGGACGGCGAGGAGATCGAGACGCTGCTCGTGGGCAACTACTGCGACGCGGCATACATCGTCGAGTACGCCCGTCGCGAGTTCGGTCCCGAGCGCGCCGAGCGCGTCCGCCGATACCTCCGAACCAACGGCGGCGATCCGGCGGGCGAGCGCGTCGCCGACATCGACTACCAGGGTAACGTCCACGCGACACAGTTCTGGCAGTCGTACTCGCTGGGGAACGTCCGAGACCGCCCGTTCGGCGACATCTGGGAGGACGAATCGAACCCCCTTCTCCGTCGGCTTCGCGACCGTCCGGACAGCCTCGGCGAGGAATGTCGAACCTGCGCGTACAGCGACATCTGCCGGGGCGCCTCACGCCTGCGCGCGCTGACGGTCGAGGGAGAGTTCGGCGCCCGCGACCCGCAGTGTTACCTCACTCCCGCCGAGCGCGCGGGCGACGGCACGCT